A region of Drosophila mauritiana strain mau12 chromosome 3L, ASM438214v1, whole genome shotgun sequence DNA encodes the following proteins:
- the LOC117140334 gene encoding uncharacterized protein LOC117140334, whose product MMRKVVLICLLATLSIGFLQGHTYKPLLCEETNANITRSSLLAQCVNQDECFINRPVGLCPKFEVCCVKKQDFNIDEVEYMED is encoded by the exons ATGATGAGAAAGGTCGTGTTGATTTGCTTACTAGCGACACTTAGCATCGGATTTTTACAGGGTCACACATACAAGCCACTTC TTTGTGAAGAAACGAATGCTAACATAACCAGATCTTCGCTTCTTGCACAATGTGTGAATCAGGACGAATGTTTCATAAACAGACCAGTAGGTCTATGCCCCaaatttgaagtttgctgCGTAAAAAAACAAGATTTTAACATTGACGAGGTTGAATATATGGAAGATTAA
- the LOC117140330 gene encoding LOW QUALITY PROTEIN: uncharacterized protein LOC117140330 (The sequence of the model RefSeq protein was modified relative to this genomic sequence to represent the inferred CDS: substituted 1 base at 1 genomic stop codon), translated as MDASCLFGWVGIHNKPGPDQHRKYEEVTKATATEHLEQQQKPKTICTQRRQQMLLRCCLVLLTAAIXWRCGCRSRCRCFCPNTQHPRQDSKPKYSSPC; from the coding sequence ATGGATGCCAGCTGCTTGTTTGGATGGGTGGGAATTCACAATAAACCAGGTCCAGACCAGCACCGGAAGTACGAGGAAGTGACGAAGGCAACGGCGACGGAGCatctggagcagcagcaaaaaccaaaaactatTTGCACTCAACGGCGGCAACAAATGTTGCTGCGGTGTTGCCTTGTGCTACTTACGGCTGCCATTTGATGGCGATGTGGATGTCGAAGCCGATGTCGGTGTTTTTGCCCCAACACTCAGCATCCTCGCCAGGATTCCAAGCCAAAGTATTCCTCGCCGTGCTGA
- the LOC117141590 gene encoding eggshell protein 1, with protein MRFALLAVLLIGVIFAFVSAGGGGGGGGGGGGQGSWLKNGGGGGGGGQGGWQKGGGGGGGGKHGGGGGGGGKHGGGNGGGGKHGGGGGGGGGGGKHGGGGW; from the coding sequence ATGCGCTTCGCTCTACTTGCCGTTCTCCTCATCGGAGTGATCTTTGCCTTTGTGTCCGCCggcggaggcggtggtggcggAGGTGGTGGAGGTGGCCAGGGAAGTTGGCTGAAGAatggcggaggaggaggtggtggtggccAAGGAGGCTGGCAAAAGGGCggcggtggaggaggaggtggcaAGCATGGAGGTGGTGGCGGAGGAGGTGGCAAGCATGGCGGTGGAAACGGCGGTGGTGGCAAgcacggcggcggcggcggtggcggtggaggTGGTGGAAAGCATGGAGGCGGCGGGTGGTAA